One Setaria italica strain Yugu1 chromosome I, Setaria_italica_v2.0, whole genome shotgun sequence DNA window includes the following coding sequences:
- the LOC101758420 gene encoding uncharacterized protein LOC101758420, which yields MGNCQAAEAATVLLQHPGGRVERLCWSTSAAEVMRANPGHYVALVTLRVAEERQDAPGGESRTVRLTRVKLLKPKETLLLGHVYRLITTQEVTKAVQARKEEKQRKAQQQLLESRPGKARGAAEEEDDDEAALDASLDQLARQDNGNRSSSARHRQWRPSLQSIDEATS from the exons ATGGGGAACTgccaggcggcggaggcggcgacggtgcTGCTCCAGCACCCGGGCGGGCGTGTGGAGCGGCTCTGCTGGTCCACCAGCGCGGCGGAGGTGATGCGCGCCAACCCGGGCCACTACGTCGCGCTCGTCACCCTTCGCGTCGCCGAGGAGCGGCAGGACGCCCCCGGCGGCGAGAGCCGCACCGTGCGCCTCACGCGCGTCAAGCTGCTCAAGCCCAAGGAGACCCTGCTCCTCGGCCACGTCTACCGCCTCATCACCACCCAGG AGGTGACGAAGGCTGTGCAGgcgaggaaggaggagaagcagaggaaagcgcagcagcagctgctggagTCGAGGCCGGGCAAGGCGAggggcgccgccgaggaggaggacgacgacgaggcggcccTCGACGCCAGCCTTGATCAG TTGGCGCGTCAGGACAATGGCAACCGGAGCTCCAGTGCGCGGCACCGGCAATGGCGGCCGTCGCTGCAAAGCATCGACGAGGCCACCAGCTGA